From one Caldichromatium japonicum genomic stretch:
- the oadA gene encoding sodium-extruding oxaloacetate decarboxylase subunit alpha, producing the protein MPKILITDVVLRDAHQSLLATRMRTEDMLPICPKLDAIGYWSLECWGGATFDACIRFLKEDPWERLRKLRKALPNTRLQMLLRGQNLLGYRHYSDDVVRAFVHRAAANGIDVFRIFDALNDLRNLRTAIEATKEAGKHAQGTICYTVSPVHTIDSFVKMGKELVAMGCDSIAIKDMAGLLTPFVTADLVKALKDSVDLPLHLHSHSTSGLAEMCHLKAIENGCDAIDTAISSLAGGTSHPPTESMVAALRGTEYDTGLDLAAIQEIGMYFYQVRKKYHQFESEYTGVDTRVQVNQVPGGMISNLANQLREQNALDRINEVLTEIPEVRKDLGYPPLVTPTSQIVGTQAVFNVLTEKRYQTITNEVKLYLQGRYGAAPGPVNPTLQQQAIGNEEPIECRPADLLRPELARLTKEIEALATCEEDVLTYAMFPEIGRTFLEQRAAGTLVPEPLEPPPAPTGEPANSVPTEFNINVHGETYHIKVTGAGHKGKAERHFYFTIDDIPEEVVVETLDEWVLSGGTEGATARPAAGKRPKATQPGHVTTSMPGSIVEVLVKEGDQVTAGQPLLVAEAMKMETEIQAPIAGTVTAVYVSKGDAVNPDEALIEIIP; encoded by the coding sequence ATGCCCAAGATCCTGATTACCGATGTCGTTTTGCGCGATGCCCATCAGTCGCTGCTTGCAACCCGGATGCGCACCGAGGACATGCTGCCGATATGTCCCAAGCTCGACGCGATCGGCTACTGGTCATTGGAGTGCTGGGGCGGGGCAACCTTCGATGCCTGTATCCGTTTTCTGAAGGAAGACCCCTGGGAGCGGCTGCGCAAATTGCGCAAGGCCCTGCCCAACACCCGCCTGCAGATGCTGTTGCGTGGGCAAAACCTGCTCGGCTATCGCCATTATTCGGACGATGTGGTGCGCGCCTTCGTGCATCGTGCCGCCGCCAATGGGATCGATGTCTTTCGCATCTTCGATGCCCTCAATGATCTGCGCAATCTCCGGACCGCGATCGAGGCGACGAAAGAGGCCGGCAAGCACGCCCAGGGAACAATCTGCTATACGGTGAGTCCGGTCCATACGATCGACAGCTTCGTCAAGATGGGCAAGGAACTCGTTGCGATGGGGTGCGACTCCATCGCTATCAAGGATATGGCTGGTTTGCTGACGCCATTCGTGACCGCGGATCTCGTCAAGGCGCTCAAGGACAGCGTCGATCTGCCATTGCATCTGCACTCGCATTCGACCTCGGGGCTCGCTGAGATGTGTCATCTTAAAGCGATCGAGAACGGCTGTGACGCGATCGATACTGCCATCTCCTCCCTGGCCGGCGGAACCTCGCACCCACCGACCGAGAGCATGGTCGCAGCCTTGCGCGGGACCGAATACGACACAGGTCTGGATCTCGCGGCCATCCAAGAGATCGGCATGTATTTCTATCAGGTGCGCAAAAAGTATCACCAGTTTGAAAGCGAATACACGGGCGTTGATACCCGCGTCCAGGTCAATCAGGTCCCAGGGGGGATGATCTCGAATCTAGCCAATCAGTTGCGTGAACAAAACGCCTTGGATCGTATAAACGAAGTCCTCACCGAGATCCCAGAGGTGCGCAAGGATCTCGGTTATCCGCCCCTGGTCACCCCGACTTCGCAGATCGTCGGCACCCAGGCCGTCTTCAACGTCCTGACCGAAAAGCGCTATCAGACCATCACCAATGAGGTGAAGCTCTATCTACAGGGACGCTATGGCGCCGCCCCAGGTCCGGTAAATCCAACTCTCCAACAGCAAGCGATCGGTAACGAAGAACCCATCGAATGCCGGCCAGCGGATCTACTGAGGCCCGAATTGGCGCGCCTGACCAAGGAGATTGAGGCACTGGCTACCTGCGAGGAGGATGTCCTCACCTATGCCATGTTCCCGGAGATCGGGCGTACCTTCCTCGAGCAGCGCGCCGCTGGCACTCTGGTCCCCGAACCGCTGGAACCCCCACCGGCGCCAACCGGGGAGCCCGCCAACTCGGTCCCGACCGAGTTCAATATCAATGTACATGGCGAGACCTATCACATCAAGGTCACAGGCGCAGGACACAAGGGCAAGGCCGAGCGCCATTTTTATTTCACCATCGATGACATCCCTGAAGAGGTAGTGGTCGAGACGCTTGATGAATGGGTTCTCTCCGGCGGCACCGAAGGTGCAACCGCTCGTCCTGCTGCCGGCAAGCGCCCCAAGGCAACCCAACCGGGTCATGTCACGACCTCTATGCCGGGCAGTATCGTCGAGGTCTTGGTCAAAGAGGGTGATCAGGTCACCGCCGGTCAACCCCTCTTAGTGGCCGAGGCGATGAAGATGGAAACCGAGATCCAGGCGCCGATCGCTGGCACGGTGACCGCTGTCTATGTCAGTAAAGGGGATGCGGTCAATCCAGATGAGGCCCTCATCGAAATCATCCCCTGA
- a CDS encoding acetyl-CoA carboxylase biotin carboxylase subunit, giving the protein MFRKILIANRGEIAVRIIRACAEMGIRSVAIYSEVDRHSLHVKKADEAYSLGHDPLAGYLNVHNIVNLAVMTGCDALHPGYGFLSENPELALACARRGITFIGPNAEVIARMGDKTAARQAMQKAGIPVTPGSAGNLETLEAALACAEDIGYPVMLKATSGGGGRGIRRCDDPAALRHNYQRVVSEATKAFGRAEVFLEKCIVNPKHIEVQVLADHHGHYIHLFERDCSIQRRNQKLIEIAPSPQLDEAQRQYIGGLAVLAARAVGYTNAGTVEFLLDADKRFYFMEMNTRIQVEHTITEAITGIDLVQEQIRIAAGLPLRYHQDQIQRRGYAIQFRVNAEDPKNNFLPSFGRISRYYAPGGPGVRTDGAIYTGYNIPPYYDSMLAKLIVWALEWEDVIERGCRALRDIGVYGVRTTIPFYQEILRHPEFRSGSFDTGFLEAHPELLNYSTKRRREHIAAALAAAIAAHAGL; this is encoded by the coding sequence ATGTTTCGCAAGATCCTAATCGCCAACCGCGGTGAGATCGCCGTGCGCATCATCCGCGCCTGCGCCGAGATGGGCATTCGTTCGGTCGCTATCTATTCCGAGGTCGATCGCCATTCGCTCCATGTCAAAAAGGCCGATGAGGCCTATAGCCTTGGGCATGATCCACTCGCTGGCTATCTCAATGTCCACAATATTGTCAATCTGGCGGTGATGACCGGCTGCGATGCCTTGCATCCAGGCTACGGCTTCTTGTCGGAAAACCCGGAATTGGCGCTTGCCTGCGCTCGGCGCGGGATCACTTTCATCGGCCCCAATGCCGAGGTCATCGCCCGTATGGGCGACAAAACCGCAGCACGCCAGGCGATGCAAAAGGCGGGGATACCGGTGACACCCGGCAGCGCCGGCAATCTGGAGACCCTGGAGGCCGCGCTCGCCTGCGCTGAGGACATCGGCTATCCAGTGATGCTCAAGGCGACCTCAGGTGGTGGTGGGCGCGGGATCCGCCGTTGCGATGATCCAGCGGCCCTGCGCCATAACTATCAGCGGGTGGTCTCAGAGGCGACCAAGGCCTTCGGTCGCGCCGAGGTCTTCTTGGAAAAATGTATCGTCAATCCCAAGCACATTGAGGTCCAGGTCCTCGCCGATCATCATGGTCATTATATCCATCTCTTCGAACGCGATTGTTCAATCCAACGGCGCAATCAAAAACTGATCGAGATCGCACCTTCGCCTCAGTTGGATGAAGCGCAGCGCCAGTATATCGGCGGGCTTGCCGTCCTGGCGGCACGCGCCGTCGGCTACACTAATGCAGGGACCGTTGAGTTCCTGCTCGACGCCGATAAACGCTTTTATTTCATGGAGATGAATACCCGCATCCAGGTCGAGCATACGATCACCGAGGCGATCACTGGTATCGATCTTGTCCAGGAACAGATCCGCATCGCTGCCGGGTTGCCCTTGCGCTATCACCAGGATCAGATCCAGCGACGCGGTTATGCCATACAATTTCGCGTCAATGCCGAAGATCCCAAGAATAATTTCCTGCCTAGTTTCGGGCGGATCTCTCGCTATTATGCTCCAGGTGGGCCAGGGGTGCGGACCGATGGGGCCATTTATACCGGTTATAACATTCCACCCTATTATGATTCGATGCTAGCCAAACTGATCGTATGGGCGCTCGAATGGGAGGATGTCATCGAGCGTGGCTGCCGGGCGCTGCGAGATATCGGCGTCTATGGCGTCAGGACAACGATCCCTTTTTATCAGGAGATCCTGCGCCATCCCGAGTTCCGCTCGGGAAGCTTTGATACCGGCTTTTTGGAGGCCCATCCAGAGCTTTTGAACTATTCCACCAAGCGCCGGCGCGAGCATATCGCTGCGGCACTTGCTGCTGCCATCGCTGCGCACGCAGGGCTTTAA
- the pgsA gene encoding CDP-diacylglycerol--glycerol-3-phosphate 3-phosphatidyltransferase — translation MWNLPNLLTLLRILLIPVFVVLFYLDLDWAPYAAAGVFGAAALTDWLDGYLARRWQQTSPLGAFLDPVADKLMVAVALVVLLQADPRVLIALPVMVIIGREITVSALREWMAEMGARATVAVSLLGKIKTTAQMLSIAILILRDSFFGPWIYDLGILLLYIAAILTLWSMVFYLVAAWPRLSGGPPSLR, via the coding sequence ATGTGGAACCTTCCGAACCTCTTGACCCTGCTGCGGATCTTGTTGATCCCGGTTTTCGTCGTCCTGTTCTATCTCGACCTCGACTGGGCACCCTATGCAGCAGCTGGGGTATTCGGCGCGGCAGCATTGACCGACTGGCTCGATGGTTATCTTGCGCGCCGCTGGCAACAGACCTCGCCGCTGGGGGCCTTTCTCGATCCGGTTGCCGATAAGCTGATGGTGGCAGTCGCCCTGGTGGTTTTGTTACAGGCCGACCCACGGGTGCTGATCGCGCTTCCAGTGATGGTCATCATCGGGCGCGAGATCACGGTCTCGGCCCTGCGCGAATGGATGGCTGAGATGGGCGCCCGCGCCACCGTTGCCGTCTCGCTACTCGGCAAGATCAAGACTACGGCGCAGATGCTATCTATCGCGATCCTCATTCTACGCGATTCCTTCTTTGGGCCTTGGATCTATGATCTCGGGATACTGCTGCTTTATATCGCAGCGATCCTCACCCTCTGGTCGATGGTGTTCTATCTCGTGGCTGCCTGGCCAAGGCTGTCTGGAGGGCCTCCTTCGCTCCGTTGA
- a CDS encoding thymidylate synthase, which yields MQVYLDLLRDVIANGEDREDRTGVGVRSVFGRQIRLDLAAGFPLLTTKRVHFKSVVGELLWFLSGSTDNNQLKGQGIRIWDPWAIENGQLGPIYGAQWRSWVCPDGRTIDQLAELLEAIRTRPHSRRLVVSAWNVADLPDESLSPQDNVRQGKMALAPCHCLFQFYVSGGRLYCQLYQRSADLFIGVPFNIASYALLTHLIAQQCDLKPGEFIHTFGDLHLYHNHLNDGIVYEQLQRTPRPLPRLVLKRRPPSLFDYRVEDIALEGYDPHPTIPAPVAV from the coding sequence ATGCAGGTCTATCTTGATCTCTTGCGCGATGTGATCGCCAACGGCGAGGACCGTGAGGATCGCACGGGTGTTGGCGTACGCTCGGTCTTTGGCCGCCAGATCCGCTTGGATCTCGCCGCAGGCTTTCCGCTGCTCACAACCAAGCGAGTGCATTTTAAGTCAGTGGTTGGCGAGCTCCTGTGGTTTTTGTCTGGTTCAACCGACAACAACCAGCTAAAGGGACAGGGGATCCGGATCTGGGATCCTTGGGCGATTGAAAACGGCCAGCTTGGCCCGATCTATGGGGCCCAATGGCGATCTTGGGTATGTCCAGATGGTCGAACAATTGATCAGCTCGCTGAGCTACTCGAGGCCATCCGCACCCGCCCGCATTCGCGTCGACTGGTCGTGTCGGCCTGGAATGTCGCTGACCTGCCCGATGAGTCATTGAGCCCGCAGGATAATGTCCGCCAAGGCAAGATGGCGCTTGCCCCTTGCCATTGCCTCTTTCAGTTCTATGTCAGCGGTGGCCGACTTTACTGCCAGCTCTATCAAAGGAGCGCGGATCTTTTCATCGGCGTGCCGTTCAATATTGCCAGCTACGCCCTGCTGACACACCTCATCGCCCAGCAATGCGACCTCAAACCCGGCGAGTTCATCCATACCTTCGGCGATCTGCATCTCTATCACAATCACCTGAACGACGGGATTGTCTATGAGCAGTTGCAACGCACGCCGCGCCCTTTGCCGCGGCTGGTGCTCAAGCGCCGCCCGCCAAGCCTGTTCGATTATCGCGTTGAAGACATCGCCCTGGAGGGGTATGACCCGCATCCAACGATCCCGGCGCCGGTGGCGGTATGA
- the gpmI gene encoding 2,3-bisphosphoglycerate-independent phosphoglycerate mutase — translation MKSVPRRPVVLIILDGFGLNPAKAHNAVVLAHTPNFDRYFARHPHTALQASGLAVGLPDGQMGNSEVGHMTLGSGCVVRQDLVLIDQAIADRSFYQNRALVAAAQAAAAQGRPLHLLGLVSDGGVHSHVNHLYALIKLCKYQGVRPVVHMFTDGRDTPPRSALNYLKPLENALEVAGGQIATVSGRYYAMDRDNRWERTELAWRALVDGEGRRAPNARVAIEMAYEMGEDDEFIRPTVIEGGETIKSGDQVVHFNFRKDRPRQLVAALFKPDFDRFDRRGVTGIQVTCMMEYDQWYGLPIAFDHDMPRITLGKIISQAGLPQFHCAETEKYAHVTFFFNGGRDEPFPGEDRILVPSPKVATYDLKPEMSATEVADTVINAIEKQVYPFIVVNFANGDMVGHTAVRPAVIAAVEALDREAGRVMDAAITAGYSVILTADHGNCDEMVDPVTGEPHTQHTLYPVPCLVIDEVPWRLAIGGGIKDIAPTVLSLMGLPVHESMDGRSLLLGPAAV, via the coding sequence ATGAAGTCTGTCCCCCGCCGTCCAGTTGTCCTGATCATCCTTGATGGCTTTGGCCTCAACCCGGCCAAGGCCCATAACGCCGTCGTCCTGGCCCATACGCCCAATTTCGACCGCTATTTCGCCCGTCATCCCCATACCGCGCTCCAGGCCTCAGGGCTGGCTGTGGGTCTGCCGGACGGACAGATGGGTAACTCTGAGGTCGGGCACATGACCTTGGGCTCTGGCTGTGTGGTACGTCAAGACCTGGTACTGATCGATCAGGCAATCGCCGACCGAAGTTTTTACCAGAATCGCGCCTTGGTCGCCGCCGCCCAGGCCGCTGCCGCCCAGGGCCGACCCTTGCATCTGCTCGGGTTGGTATCTGACGGCGGGGTGCATAGCCATGTCAATCACCTCTATGCCCTGATCAAGCTGTGCAAATACCAGGGTGTGCGCCCGGTGGTGCACATGTTCACCGATGGGCGCGATACCCCACCGCGCTCGGCCCTAAATTATCTCAAGCCACTCGAAAATGCCCTGGAGGTCGCCGGTGGGCAGATCGCCACGGTCTCGGGGCGCTATTACGCCATGGATCGCGACAACCGTTGGGAACGTACCGAGCTAGCCTGGCGCGCCCTGGTCGATGGGGAAGGGCGGCGGGCACCAAATGCGCGCGTCGCCATCGAGATGGCCTATGAGATGGGTGAGGACGATGAGTTCATCCGCCCGACCGTCATCGAGGGTGGGGAGACCATCAAGAGCGGCGATCAGGTGGTCCATTTCAATTTCCGCAAGGACCGTCCCCGCCAACTGGTTGCCGCCCTGTTCAAGCCAGATTTCGACCGCTTCGATCGACGAGGGGTCACGGGCATTCAGGTCACCTGCATGATGGAATACGACCAGTGGTATGGCCTACCCATCGCCTTCGATCATGACATGCCGCGCATCACCCTCGGTAAGATCATCAGCCAGGCGGGTCTGCCGCAATTTCATTGCGCCGAGACCGAGAAATACGCCCATGTCACCTTTTTCTTCAACGGCGGGCGCGATGAGCCCTTCCCCGGCGAGGATCGGATCTTGGTCCCTTCGCCCAAGGTAGCGACCTATGACCTCAAACCCGAGATGAGCGCCACTGAGGTCGCGGATACCGTCATCAACGCTATTGAAAAACAGGTCTATCCCTTCATTGTGGTCAACTTCGCTAATGGGGATATGGTGGGGCATACGGCAGTGCGCCCGGCGGTGATCGCTGCGGTTGAAGCCCTCGACCGTGAGGCAGGACGAGTGATGGATGCTGCAATCACCGCCGGTTATTCGGTCATTTTGACCGCCGATCACGGCAACTGCGATGAGATGGTCGATCCGGTCACTGGCGAGCCGCACACCCAACACACCCTCTATCCGGTCCCCTGCCTGGTGATCGATGAGGTCCCCTGGCGCCTGGCGATCGGTGGGGGAATCAAGGACATTGCACCCACCGTCCTTTCGCTCATGGGTCTGCCGGTGCATGAATCCATGGATGGGCGCTCGCTTCTCCTGGGGCCGGCAGCGGTTTAG
- the uvrC gene encoding excinuclease ABC subunit UvrC produces MSRQEGLALPTDRRGLLRQRLKELPRAPGVYRMLDASGQILYVGKAKDLRRRVASYFGRVQSGRLERLVSQIADIAITLTRTEGEALLLEGQLIKSLKPRFNVLLRDDKSYPYILLTTQDTYPRLAFYRGPRRPDGRLFGPYPSAWAVRETLQTLQRLFPVRQCEDGFFRHRTRPCLQYQIGRCSGPCVGLITPERYAQDVVRTVKFLEGRGEEVIAELVEAMEQASAVLEFERAALYRDRIRTLRAILERTAVNGEDSDLDIIACAQAADTWCVQVFHVRRGRHLGNGAFFPKAPPGIDESALLTGFIGQFYADRPVPETLILNTWPEDAEVLFAALSEQAGRAVRGEVAVEGERARWLDLARHNAQFALEQRLNSQTGYAHRLEALRQVLDLSKPLGRIECFDVSHTQGERPVASCVVFDRDGPRPDEYRRFNIEGIIPGDDYTAISQALSRRYQRIARNEYPVPDLILIDGGPGQVAAAEQALCALGFNGIQLVGVSKGPERRPGHERLWLLGHPLPVILRADSPAMHLIDQIRDEAHRFAIMSHRRRRSQARLTSAIEGIKGVGPKRRQRLLKHFGGLRGLERAAVEEIARIAGISQALAQRIHDALHPD; encoded by the coding sequence ATGTCTAGACAGGAGGGGCTCGCTTTGCCAACAGATCGGCGCGGCCTCTTGCGCCAGCGGCTGAAGGAATTGCCGCGGGCGCCTGGGGTCTATCGGATGCTGGATGCCTCAGGTCAGATCTTATATGTCGGCAAGGCCAAGGACCTCAGACGGCGGGTAGCAAGCTATTTCGGGCGTGTCCAGAGCGGACGGCTCGAGCGCCTGGTCAGTCAGATCGCCGATATCGCCATTACCCTGACCCGCACCGAGGGTGAAGCGCTGCTCTTGGAGGGCCAGCTCATCAAGTCGCTCAAGCCAAGGTTCAATGTCCTGCTGCGCGACGATAAAAGCTACCCCTACATCCTGCTCACCACCCAAGACACCTATCCGCGCCTGGCCTTTTATCGCGGACCGCGGCGCCCCGATGGCCGGTTATTCGGCCCCTATCCGAGCGCCTGGGCGGTACGCGAGACCCTGCAGACCCTGCAAAGGCTCTTTCCAGTGCGTCAATGCGAGGACGGATTCTTCCGCCATCGCACCCGCCCGTGTCTGCAATATCAGATCGGGCGTTGTAGCGGGCCCTGTGTCGGGCTGATCACTCCCGAGCGCTATGCCCAGGATGTGGTGCGTACCGTCAAGTTTTTAGAGGGGCGGGGAGAGGAGGTGATCGCCGAGTTGGTGGAGGCGATGGAACAGGCATCGGCAGTACTTGAGTTTGAACGCGCCGCCCTCTATCGCGACCGCATCCGTACCCTGCGGGCGATTCTTGAGCGTACTGCGGTCAACGGCGAGGACAGCGATCTGGATATCATTGCCTGTGCCCAGGCCGCCGATACCTGGTGCGTCCAGGTCTTTCATGTGCGCCGCGGACGACATCTCGGCAATGGCGCCTTTTTCCCCAAGGCCCCGCCTGGAATCGATGAATCGGCGTTACTGACCGGGTTTATCGGTCAGTTTTATGCTGACCGCCCCGTGCCTGAGACCCTGATCCTCAACACCTGGCCAGAAGATGCCGAGGTCTTGTTCGCGGCGCTCAGCGAGCAGGCGGGGCGGGCCGTGCGCGGCGAGGTTGCGGTCGAGGGTGAACGCGCCCGCTGGCTGGATCTGGCGCGCCACAATGCCCAATTCGCCCTGGAGCAGCGGCTCAATAGTCAGACTGGCTATGCGCACCGCCTCGAGGCCCTGCGTCAGGTGCTGGACCTCAGCAAACCGCTTGGGCGCATCGAATGTTTCGATGTCAGCCATACCCAGGGCGAGCGCCCGGTGGCCTCCTGTGTGGTCTTTGATCGCGATGGTCCTCGCCCTGATGAATATCGGCGTTTCAACATCGAGGGGATCATCCCAGGCGATGACTATACCGCCATCAGCCAGGCGCTCAGCCGGCGTTACCAGCGGATCGCTCGCAATGAATACCCTGTCCCTGATCTCATCCTGATCGATGGCGGTCCAGGTCAGGTTGCCGCAGCCGAGCAGGCGCTGTGCGCCCTCGGGTTTAATGGGATTCAGCTTGTCGGGGTATCCAAGGGGCCAGAGCGGCGCCCAGGTCATGAACGGCTATGGTTGTTGGGTCATCCCCTGCCCGTTATACTGCGCGCCGATTCGCCAGCCATGCATCTCATCGATCAGATCCGCGATGAAGCGCATCGTTTCGCGATCATGAGCCACCGCCGGCGCCGCAGTCAGGCGCGTCTGACCTCGGCAATCGAGGGAATCAAAGGGGTCGGCCCCAAACGACGTCAGCGCCTTCTCAAACACTTTGGAGGTCTGCGCGGCCTCGAGCGTGCTGCTGTCGAGGAGATTGCCAGGATTGCCGGCATCAGCCAAGCGCTGGCCCAGCGTATCCATGATGCCTTGCATCCAGACTGA
- a CDS encoding DUF302 domain-containing protein, which yields MHKRPWFVLLAALPLCLALRLEPATGTGIDETVVKIPLAEGVSMDDAVESMLLRANALNFKLVARQPLSKELEAMGIASKRIEIFQFCDARIAAQMLAENLAFAAYLPCRITLIEDQQGQAWLITLDLDKVIQMTDLPPALKESAVKVRETIQAIMAAGASGEL from the coding sequence ATGCACAAACGCCCTTGGTTTGTCTTGTTGGCCGCCCTGCCCCTCTGCCTGGCCCTTCGGCTTGAGCCCGCTACGGGTACGGGTATTGATGAGACGGTCGTCAAAATCCCTTTGGCTGAAGGTGTCTCAATGGACGACGCGGTCGAATCCATGCTGCTGCGCGCCAATGCCCTAAACTTCAAGCTGGTCGCACGCCAACCGCTCTCGAAAGAGCTCGAGGCGATGGGGATCGCAAGCAAACGCATCGAGATCTTTCAGTTTTGCGATGCCCGCATCGCTGCCCAGATGCTCGCCGAAAACCTCGCCTTTGCCGCCTATTTGCCCTGTCGTATCACCTTGATCGAGGATCAGCAGGGTCAGGCCTGGTTGATCACCCTCGACCTCGATAAGGTGATACAGATGACTGATCTACCACCCGCTCTCAAGGAATCGGCAGTCAAAGTGCGCGAAACCATCCAGGCGATCATGGCCGCCGGCGCCAGCGGTGAGCTTTGA
- a CDS encoding cysteine-rich small domain-containing protein: MGATEALSPNESYKGYSHSACPFYPCHAGVRRAFNCLFCYCPLYAYECPGPYRVIAGPCGQLQKDCTDCRLPHEGYRAAWSFIQKWLRCPRPWSGKVPAA, encoded by the coding sequence ATGGGTGCGACCGAGGCGCTGTCGCCGAATGAGTCATACAAGGGCTATAGCCATAGCGCCTGTCCCTTTTATCCCTGCCATGCTGGGGTCAGGCGCGCCTTTAATTGTCTGTTCTGCTATTGCCCGCTCTATGCCTATGAATGTCCAGGCCCGTACCGCGTCATTGCCGGACCTTGCGGGCAGCTGCAGAAGGACTGTACTGACTGCCGCTTGCCGCACGAGGGTTATCGGGCGGCCTGGTCATTCATTCAAAAGTGGCTGAGATGTCCGCGGCCTTGGAGCGGCAAGGTTCCGGCGGCTTAG
- a CDS encoding HDOD domain-containing protein: MADSATYPQTLYPPRTALEGAFQVVRHARIPQMPDVVLALRNELSKEEPDLGRAADLIAQDLAMTAQILKTINSPGFASRIKVTSIKQAVGLIGIKRLANLVTAEAFNRLLSDRREGTRLILDFVREQAWAMMALTALTSALEPEELYLFGMMQSAGSVIFADLNQDYVNEWAIHALTAPQLLVECERRLFKADHATVGFLLAGVWRLPEPLSLAIYHQHALSLPPPCEGQLCTLIALAQLARALIALRRGIEDNADLLDRRDWALHELAIPLDPWERFTARLLADGSAL, translated from the coding sequence ATGGCCGATTCAGCCACTTACCCCCAGACGCTTTACCCACCGCGCACTGCGCTCGAGGGGGCCTTCCAGGTCGTGCGTCATGCCCGGATCCCGCAGATGCCCGACGTTGTCCTGGCCTTACGCAATGAATTGTCCAAAGAGGAGCCGGATCTTGGGCGGGCGGCGGATCTAATCGCCCAAGACCTCGCGATGACTGCGCAGATCCTAAAGACCATCAACTCGCCAGGCTTTGCCAGTCGGATCAAGGTGACCAGCATCAAACAGGCCGTCGGGCTGATCGGGATCAAGCGGCTTGCCAATCTGGTCACGGCTGAGGCATTCAACCGTTTGCTCAGTGACCGCCGAGAGGGTACCCGCCTGATCCTGGATTTCGTCCGCGAGCAGGCCTGGGCCATGATGGCCCTCACCGCCTTGACATCCGCCCTAGAACCCGAGGAGCTCTATCTGTTCGGCATGATGCAAAGCGCTGGCAGCGTCATCTTTGCCGATCTCAACCAGGACTATGTCAATGAATGGGCCATCCATGCCCTGACCGCTCCTCAGTTGCTGGTGGAATGCGAACGGCGACTCTTTAAGGCCGATCATGCGACGGTGGGTTTTTTATTGGCTGGGGTTTGGCGTCTGCCTGAACCCCTCAGTCTGGCGATCTATCATCAGCACGCCCTCAGCCTACCGCCGCCCTGTGAGGGGCAGCTGTGCACCCTGATCGCCCTCGCCCAGCTCGCGCGGGCCTTAATCGCCCTGCGCCGCGGCATCGAGGACAATGCCGACCTGCTTGATCGGCGCGATTGGGCCCTGCATGAATTGGCTATCCCGCTTGACCCATGGGAGCGTTTCACTGCCCGTCTGCTTGCCGATGGCTCAGCCCTCTGA
- a CDS encoding alpha/beta fold hydrolase — translation MSQHPSPILLPEAIAAPRTELCGPEGWRLAYYADRSHPGRPLLLVHSINAAASSFEMRPLFEHYRSQRPVYSLDLPGFGHSERRAADYGPPLYAQAIAELLTQVIQAPADLIALSLGCEFVARAARLVPDLIASLVLISPTGFDAKPLPATNPLGPILAHQSLGRWLFRLIASRPSIRHFLARSFVGSVPEAMVEYAWFTARQPGAEHAPFAFLAGRLFTPDAIDLLYDRLTEQPVLVIADRDPYIGFERLPSFIVRHDNWHRVTLEPHRGLPHWERLRATIEVLDEFWAHPPFTGTASRHLLFGSS, via the coding sequence ATGTCACAGCACCCCAGTCCCATTCTGCTGCCTGAGGCGATCGCCGCACCCCGCACCGAGCTCTGTGGACCAGAGGGCTGGCGCCTGGCCTATTATGCCGACCGGTCGCATCCTGGGCGTCCCCTTTTGTTGGTCCATAGCATCAATGCCGCAGCGAGTAGCTTCGAGATGCGGCCGCTGTTTGAGCATTATCGCAGCCAGCGCCCCGTTTATAGCCTGGATCTGCCAGGTTTTGGGCATTCCGAACGGCGTGCTGCCGACTATGGACCCCCGCTCTATGCCCAGGCAATCGCTGAGCTCCTGACCCAGGTCATCCAGGCACCCGCCGACCTAATCGCCTTGTCCCTGGGCTGCGAGTTTGTCGCCCGCGCCGCGCGTCTCGTCCCCGACCTGATCGCCTCGCTGGTCTTGATCTCACCGACGGGTTTTGATGCCAAGCCATTACCCGCTACCAATCCGCTTGGACCCATACTCGCTCACCAGTCGCTGGGACGCTGGCTGTTCCGGCTGATTGCCTCACGGCCTAGCATCCGGCATTTCTTGGCACGTTCATTTGTGGGGTCTGTCCCCGAGGCGATGGTCGAATATGCTTGGTTCACAGCCCGTCAGCCGGGTGCCGAACATGCGCCGTTCGCCTTCCTTGCCGGGCGCCTGTTTACACCTGATGCCATCGACCTGTTATATGACCGCCTGACCGAGCAACCGGTCTTGGTCATCGCCGATCGAGATCCCTATATCGGCTTTGAACGCCTACCCAGCTTCATCGTGCGCCATGACAACTGGCACCGTGTGACCCTGGAGCCGCATCGCGGGCTGCCGCATTGGGAGCGCCTGAGGGCCACGATCGAGGTACTCGATGAATTTTGGGCGCATCCCCCGTTCACAGGCACCGCATCAAGACACTTGCTATTTGGCTCAAGCTAG